A single region of the Thermodesulfatator indicus DSM 15286 genome encodes:
- a CDS encoding hydrogenase small subunit — MNRFLANDLLKLKRRDFLKAATIATAAMGLPSSMISKVEAALKDPARPPVVWLHLVECTGCTEALLRTSHPDVASLILDLISLEYHETLMAAAGHQAEENLERALEKYSGKLICVVEGGVSLKDKGIYCKISGHTTLELLKKVAKHSSMVIAYGTCASFGGVAAASPNPTGVVGVSDVVKDKPLINVPGCPPNGYNLLATIAYILTFNKLPEVDYLKRPKFAYGRKIHDHCERRPHFDEGRFVEQFGDEGHKKGYCLYKVGCKGPVTYANCPVIRFCDAGVWPVSAGHGCIGCTEPDCWDTMIPFYEHVPGTEVPSGMGIVGQAERIGKFALGAAAAGIAVHAAAGVVKKVVTKEKEEE, encoded by the coding sequence ATGAATCGATTTCTAGCAAATGATCTTCTAAAACTAAAGAGGAGGGACTTTTTAAAAGCTGCCACTATTGCTACGGCAGCTATGGGGCTCCCATCCTCAATGATTTCTAAAGTAGAGGCAGCTCTTAAAGATCCTGCAAGACCACCTGTTGTGTGGCTCCACTTGGTAGAATGTACCGGTTGTACTGAGGCTCTATTGCGAACCTCTCATCCTGATGTAGCAAGTTTAATACTTGATCTAATTTCTCTTGAATATCATGAAACCCTTATGGCTGCTGCAGGTCATCAGGCGGAAGAAAATCTTGAACGTGCTCTCGAAAAATACAGTGGCAAGCTGATTTGTGTGGTGGAAGGCGGGGTAAGCTTAAAAGACAAAGGAATTTATTGCAAGATTTCTGGTCACACTACTCTTGAACTGTTGAAAAAAGTGGCCAAGCACTCGAGTATGGTTATTGCCTATGGTACCTGTGCTTCTTTTGGCGGAGTGGCCGCAGCTTCGCCCAATCCTACTGGTGTGGTAGGAGTATCTGATGTAGTTAAGGACAAACCTTTGATCAATGTTCCTGGGTGTCCTCCAAATGGTTATAATTTGTTGGCCACTATTGCTTACATTCTTACTTTCAATAAACTCCCAGAGGTTGATTATCTTAAGCGTCCTAAATTTGCCTATGGGCGAAAAATTCATGATCATTGTGAGCGCCGTCCTCACTTTGATGAAGGCCGCTTTGTGGAGCAATTTGGCGATGAAGGCCACAAGAAAGGCTATTGTCTTTATAAGGTCGGGTGCAAAGGCCCTGTAACCTATGCTAATTGTCCGGTAATCCGTTTCTGTGATGCTGGGGTTTGGCCGGTATCAGCTGGTCATGGCTGTATTGGTTGTACAGAGCCAGACTGCTGGGATACCATGATTCCGTTCTATGAGCATGTGCCTGGTACCGAAGTGCCTTCTGGTATGGGTATTGTTGGTCAGGCCGAACGTATTGGTAAATTTGCCCTTGGAGCAGCTGCCGCAGGTATTGCCGTCCACGCTGCGGCCGGTGTAGTTAAAAAAGTAGTAACAAAAGAAAAAGAGGAGGAATAA
- a CDS encoding HyaD/HybD family hydrogenase maturation endopeptidase translates to MISATIIGLDNILFQDEGFGVHLIKFLKKNYSFPEGFTLIDGGCAGLSLINLIRDKDLVFIVDVYLSDSPPGTLKVFSWEEIENLGGQHFASVHQFGVKDALGLARLYHIRPKTFKAYAVVPESMELGTELSPTLRKNLPLIAERIVKDLRELNFVIREENSLCV, encoded by the coding sequence ATGATAAGTGCTACCATAATAGGATTAGATAACATCTTATTCCAAGATGAGGGTTTTGGGGTACATTTAATTAAATTTTTAAAGAAAAATTATTCTTTTCCTGAGGGTTTTACTTTGATAGACGGTGGTTGCGCAGGCCTTTCTTTAATTAATTTAATACGTGATAAAGACTTGGTCTTTATAGTAGATGTTTATCTATCTGATAGTCCGCCTGGAACTCTAAAAGTTTTTTCCTGGGAAGAAATAGAAAATTTAGGCGGGCAACATTTTGCCTCTGTACACCAGTTTGGAGTAAAAGACGCCTTAGGATTAGCCAGGCTTTACCATATAAGACCCAAAACATTTAAAGCCTATGCTGTAGTTCCTGAAAGCATGGAACTTGGTACAGAACTAAGTCCTACTCTAAGAAAAAATCTTCCTTTAATTGCCGAAAGAATCGTTAAAGACTTAAGAGAATTAAATTTTGTTATAAGAGAGGAAAACAGCTTATGTGTTTAG
- a CDS encoding HypC/HybG/HupF family hydrogenase formation chaperone: MKLIEINYPIGIAEAEGVRREINLQLLPQEEIKVGDYVIVHVGFAIQKMSPEEAEETWRLLKQVMEQRYA, from the coding sequence ATGAAGCTTATTGAAATAAACTACCCTATAGGCATTGCTGAAGCTGAGGGTGTAAGGAGAGAGATAAACTTACAATTACTTCCTCAAGAAGAAATAAAAGTTGGCGACTATGTAATTGTTCACGTAGGTTTTGCTATTCAAAAAATGTCTCCAGAAGAAGCCGAAGAGACCTGGCGCCTTTTAAAGCAGGTGATGGAACAAAGATATGCATGA
- a CDS encoding hydrogenase maturation nickel metallochaperone HypA yields the protein MHETSLVIAMCTQIEEMVKAQNAQKVVSITVRVGEFSGVEEEAFSFAFEVYKKEHPLFKEAVLKLEKVPALKRCLNCGEEFSYFQQRVCPRCQKEEIIYTGGEELEIAKLELLVED from the coding sequence ATGCATGAGACTTCTCTTGTAATAGCCATGTGTACCCAAATAGAAGAGATGGTCAAGGCTCAAAATGCCCAAAAAGTGGTTTCTATCACTGTTCGCGTGGGAGAATTTTCAGGTGTTGAAGAAGAGGCCTTTAGTTTTGCCTTTGAAGTATATAAAAAAGAACACCCTCTTTTTAAAGAAGCGGTTTTAAAACTGGAAAAAGTACCTGCCCTTAAAAGATGCCTCAATTGCGGGGAAGAATTTAGCTATTTTCAACAAAGGGTCTGCCCTCGTTGCCAGAAAGAAGAAATAATCTACACTGGTGGCGAAGAACTAGAAATTGCCAAACTTGAACTTTTAGTGGAGGATTAA